The following proteins are co-located in the Solea senegalensis isolate Sse05_10M linkage group LG12, IFAPA_SoseM_1, whole genome shotgun sequence genome:
- the LOC122778226 gene encoding dynein regulatory complex protein 8-like: MAESADDAVVSEDDLLHKKITDAFQVFDTNNNSSVDVKDTGTIMYSLGCFPSQKDIDELKAEVEDNNTGIVFLDKFLPAMTKVLQENKFPPISEDVLLQAFEVLDREQKGYLDSEEMIEYMTKEGDAFTEEEMTEMLSALADNEEKIIYYKDVISELTFEPGM; this comes from the coding sequence ATGGCAGAGAGTGCAGATGACGCCGTGGTGTCTGAGGACGACTTACTGCACAAGAAGATTACAGATGCTTTTCAAGTCTttgacaccaacaacaacagttcAGTGGATGTCAAGGACACTGGTACCATCATGTATTCACTGGGTTGCTTCCCTTCTCAGAAAGACATAGATGAACTTAAAGCTGAGGTAGAAGATAATAACACAGGAATTGTCTTTCTGGACAAGTTTCTCCCAGCCATGACCAAAGTGTTGCAGGAGAACAAGTTTCCTCCGATCTCAGAGGACGTTCTTCTTCAAGCCTTTGAGGTTCTGGACAGAGAACAGAAAGGATACCTGGACTCTGAGGAGATGATAGAGTACATGACAAAGGAAGGCGACGCCTTCACTGAGGAGGAGATGACAGAAATGCTGTCAGCACTCGCTGACAATGAAGAGAAGATCATCTATTACAAAGACGTAATAAGTGAATTGACCTTTGAACCAGGCATGTAA